The Bacteriovorax sp. Seq25_V genome includes a region encoding these proteins:
- a CDS encoding PolC-type DNA polymerase III has protein sequence MHNIKLSQEDFKLINKFFPEGLVAFDLETSGLSPLVDEIIEIAAIKIIDNNVEFFSHLVKPTKPIPQYTIDIHGITDEMVKDAAPIEEILPKFIEFSKGHTWVAHNAKFDVGFIVFDMHRLGLEFFDSKVFCSCKLSRRFVTGSENHKLKTLAKHFKVELENHHRALDDTFACLKIFTNTLKLIKSNRALAEGRIFNVKEFKKALESEIPEKLSDIKKFLENQTPIEIKYKGGSMSGKFRPVRPISFLPLPQGSVLYAHCLKSDMYKSFSLKKIVEFREIQEETEKADLKKENKDDN, from the coding sequence GTGCACAATATTAAACTATCTCAAGAAGATTTCAAGCTAATTAATAAGTTCTTCCCTGAAGGACTTGTGGCCTTCGATCTTGAAACTTCGGGCCTATCACCTCTTGTCGATGAGATTATTGAAATTGCGGCAATAAAAATTATCGACAACAACGTTGAGTTTTTTAGCCACCTTGTAAAACCAACAAAACCTATTCCTCAATACACAATAGATATTCATGGAATCACTGATGAGATGGTGAAAGATGCCGCTCCAATTGAAGAGATTCTCCCAAAATTTATTGAGTTTTCTAAAGGCCACACTTGGGTTGCCCATAATGCGAAATTTGATGTCGGCTTCATCGTTTTTGATATGCACCGACTCGGTCTTGAATTCTTTGATTCAAAAGTTTTTTGCTCATGCAAACTTTCAAGACGTTTTGTCACTGGAAGTGAAAATCACAAACTAAAAACTCTTGCGAAGCACTTTAAAGTCGAACTTGAAAATCACCACAGGGCTCTTGATGACACTTTTGCTTGTTTAAAAATTTTCACAAACACACTAAAACTTATCAAATCAAATAGGGCCTTAGCTGAAGGAAGAATTTTCAATGTTAAGGAATTTAAAAAAGCTCTTGAATCTGAAATTCCAGAGAAACTTTCCGATATTAAAAAGTTTTTAGAAAATCAAACTCCGATTGAAATTAAGTATAAAGGCGGAAGTATGAGTGGTAAGTTCCGTCCAGTTCGTCCAATTAGCTTTCTTCCACTTCCTCAAGGAAGCGTGCTCTACGCTCACTGTTTGAAAAGTGATATGTATAAGTCTTTTAGTTTAAAAAAGATTGTCGAGTTTAGAGAAATACAAGAAGAGACTGAAAAAGCCGATCTAAAGAAAGAGAACAAAGATGATAATTAA
- the lpdA gene encoding dihydrolipoyl dehydrogenase: MKKFDVVVIGAGPGGYVAAIRASQLGKKTAIVEMDKMGGVCLNRGCIPTKAVLKSAHTVHEIAHMADLGVNVELKGLDGAQAVKRAKGISDKISKGVEFLMKKNKIESFKGYAKLKTKTQIEIKNEKGATEVIEATNIILATGAHYKSFPGLEHDGKRLIGAWEAIKMETLPKSIGIIGAGAIGVEFAYFWNAFGVDVHIFELQKNLLPIEDTDSSKEVEKAYKKYGIKLSLGIEKVSAKNNGKDVTITAVENGKTVDYKFEMGLIAVGMTGNIDGIGLESVGVKTERGFVSVNNMYQTSVSNIYAIGDLAGPPLLAHAASHEGVTAAEHIAGLHPHAIDPMNIPGCTYCQPQVASVGYTERALKEKGIKYSVGKLPFQANGKAVASNETEGFVKTLMGENGEMLGAHIVGANATELIHEYVLFRQMEGIDEEIFATVHPHPTLGEFLAESVLNAKGRSLNF, from the coding sequence ATGAAAAAATTTGATGTCGTTGTAATCGGAGCTGGTCCTGGTGGATATGTAGCAGCTATCCGTGCGAGTCAATTAGGAAAGAAAACAGCTATCGTTGAAATGGATAAAATGGGTGGAGTATGCCTTAATAGAGGATGTATTCCAACTAAAGCAGTTTTAAAGTCTGCTCACACTGTACATGAAATTGCTCATATGGCAGATCTTGGAGTTAACGTTGAACTGAAAGGTTTAGATGGTGCTCAAGCTGTTAAGAGAGCAAAGGGAATCAGTGATAAAATCTCTAAGGGTGTTGAATTTCTTATGAAGAAAAATAAGATTGAATCATTCAAAGGGTACGCAAAACTAAAAACAAAAACTCAGATTGAAATTAAGAATGAAAAAGGTGCAACGGAAGTAATCGAAGCAACAAATATCATTCTTGCTACAGGTGCTCACTATAAATCTTTTCCAGGCCTAGAGCACGATGGAAAGAGACTTATCGGAGCTTGGGAAGCAATTAAAATGGAAACTCTTCCAAAGAGTATTGGTATTATTGGTGCCGGTGCGATTGGTGTTGAGTTCGCTTACTTTTGGAATGCATTCGGTGTTGACGTTCATATCTTTGAACTTCAAAAAAATCTTCTTCCAATTGAAGATACTGACTCATCTAAAGAAGTTGAAAAAGCATATAAGAAATATGGAATTAAGCTATCTCTTGGAATCGAAAAGGTTTCAGCTAAGAACAACGGAAAGGATGTCACAATCACTGCTGTTGAAAATGGTAAGACTGTTGATTACAAATTTGAGATGGGGTTAATTGCAGTTGGGATGACTGGAAATATTGACGGAATCGGACTTGAGTCAGTTGGTGTTAAAACTGAAAGAGGTTTTGTTTCTGTAAATAATATGTACCAAACATCTGTATCAAATATTTATGCAATCGGTGACCTTGCTGGACCTCCACTACTTGCACACGCTGCTTCTCACGAAGGTGTAACAGCTGCTGAGCATATTGCTGGTCTTCACCCTCACGCGATTGATCCAATGAATATTCCTGGTTGTACTTACTGTCAGCCACAGGTAGCTTCTGTTGGTTACACAGAAAGAGCGCTTAAGGAAAAAGGAATTAAGTATTCTGTTGGTAAACTTCCGTTCCAAGCGAATGGTAAAGCAGTTGCTTCAAATGAAACAGAAGGGTTTGTAAAAACACTTATGGGTGAAAATGGAGAAATGCTAGGAGCTCACATTGTTGGAGCAAATGCTACAGAGCTTATTCATGAGTACGTTCTATTTAGACAAATGGAAGGTATTGATGAAGAAATTTTTGCAACAGTTCACCCGCACCCGACATTAGGTGAGTTCCTTGCAGAGTCAGTATTAAATGCAAAAGGTAGAAGTTTAAACTTTTAG
- a CDS encoding metallophosphoesterase, with protein MEKSKNILVISTLFALSSCNLFHDYSKVEDEVYLENLFDSKVCIIGDTGTGSSDQHLVAKEMSKENCKNIIHTGDLIYPDGLKSTDDPKFKLNFLDPFAESMTTSRFFLTLGNHDYRRDPKPYLDLAKTNESIVFPNYYYLARFQDACLLFIDTNLNYRGSQEKWLRNKVNELINCSSSFIIGHHPLVSSGDHGNATGLIKSFLEKYVKDHTPLYISGHDHQLSYEKIDEHTFQLISGAGAKLRPVKKLPTTLFVKSDLGYVVLEKVNGKINIIFKVINFNKESEEAFRTILD; from the coding sequence ATGGAAAAATCTAAAAACATACTTGTAATCTCAACATTATTTGCACTCTCATCCTGCAATCTTTTTCACGATTATTCAAAAGTTGAAGATGAGGTGTACCTTGAAAATCTTTTTGATAGTAAGGTTTGTATTATTGGAGATACAGGAACAGGAAGTAGCGACCAACATCTGGTGGCAAAGGAAATGTCCAAAGAAAACTGCAAGAACATTATTCATACAGGAGACCTAATTTATCCTGATGGCCTTAAGAGTACTGATGACCCTAAATTTAAATTAAACTTTCTCGACCCATTTGCAGAAAGTATGACGACATCGAGATTTTTTCTGACACTTGGAAATCATGACTATAGAAGAGACCCTAAACCTTATCTCGATCTCGCAAAGACAAATGAGAGTATTGTCTTCCCTAACTACTACTATTTAGCGCGCTTTCAAGATGCATGCCTACTTTTTATCGACACAAACTTAAACTACCGAGGAAGCCAGGAGAAATGGCTTAGAAACAAAGTCAATGAACTCATTAATTGTTCTTCAAGTTTTATTATTGGGCACCATCCACTTGTGAGTTCAGGTGACCATGGGAATGCAACAGGACTAATAAAAAGTTTTCTTGAAAAATACGTTAAGGATCACACTCCTCTTTATATCTCAGGACATGATCACCAACTATCTTACGAAAAAATTGATGAGCATACTTTTCAATTAATTTCAGGAGCAGGTGCAAAGCTTAGGCCAGTAAAGAAATTACCGACAACTCTATTTGTAAAATCAGATCTTGGTTATGTTGTACTTGAAAAAGTGAATGGTAAAATTAATATCATTTTTAAAGTAATTAATTTTAACAAAGAAAGTGAAGAAGCGTTTCGAACGATTTTAGATTAA
- the sucB gene encoding 2-oxoglutarate dehydrogenase, E2 component, dihydrolipoamide succinyltransferase codes for MRHEIVMPQMGESITTGTITKWHKQVGETIKLDEVLLEISTDKVESEIPSPFEGKVVELKASEGDTIDVGVLIAVIDDDVNASASAPAAAAPAASAPAAAPAASSAPAAGSDRMDIVMPQMGESITTGTITKWHKQPGDMVEIDEILLDISTDKVESEIPSPISGRLEEVLFAEGETIDVGVKIASIEMNTSIPFGGGASTASAPAASAPAAAPAAAVASTPVAAAEPTGRRFYTPLVKALAAKHGVALSELANLKGSGAAGRVNKDDFMNYLGNRGTAPVASAPAASAPKPASASSAPSAANIAAATSGRVEIIPMDNMRKAIARNMIASKMTSPHVNSIDQVDMTRLVKFRDSFKNEFKKQEGFSLTYTHFILYALVQALKEFPLVNASIDGDNIIVKKDINLGCAVAVPGNGLVVPVIKGADNLNITGIARALDALVNKARAKKLSMDDLSGGTYTFTNNGSFGIMAATPVILQPQLGIFCVGTIKKAPVVTDDLAIAIRDIMYATHTYDHRLIDGELGSKFLKHVINTLETMDPSSLF; via the coding sequence ATGAGACACGAAATTGTAATGCCACAAATGGGAGAGTCGATCACGACTGGTACTATTACAAAATGGCACAAGCAAGTAGGAGAGACAATTAAATTAGACGAAGTTCTACTTGAGATCTCTACAGATAAAGTTGAATCAGAAATTCCTTCACCATTTGAAGGAAAAGTTGTTGAGCTAAAGGCATCAGAAGGTGACACGATTGACGTTGGTGTTTTAATCGCTGTTATTGATGATGACGTTAACGCTTCGGCATCTGCACCAGCAGCAGCTGCTCCAGCGGCTTCAGCACCAGCGGCGGCTCCGGCAGCTTCAAGTGCACCAGCAGCAGGAAGTGATAGAATGGATATCGTAATGCCACAAATGGGTGAGTCTATTACAACTGGTACTATTACAAAGTGGCACAAGCAACCAGGTGATATGGTTGAAATTGATGAAATTCTTCTTGATATTTCAACTGATAAAGTTGAATCAGAAATCCCATCACCAATCTCAGGAAGACTTGAAGAAGTTCTTTTTGCTGAAGGTGAAACTATTGATGTTGGTGTAAAGATCGCATCGATTGAAATGAATACTTCTATCCCATTTGGTGGTGGAGCTTCTACAGCATCAGCTCCAGCGGCGTCTGCTCCGGCAGCAGCACCTGCTGCGGCAGTAGCTTCAACTCCAGTTGCAGCAGCTGAGCCAACAGGAAGAAGATTCTATACTCCACTTGTTAAAGCTCTAGCAGCGAAGCACGGAGTTGCTCTATCTGAACTTGCTAATCTTAAGGGTTCTGGGGCAGCTGGAAGAGTGAATAAAGATGATTTCATGAACTACCTAGGTAACCGTGGTACAGCTCCTGTGGCATCAGCTCCAGCAGCTAGTGCTCCAAAACCAGCTTCTGCATCATCTGCACCAAGTGCTGCTAATATTGCAGCGGCGACAAGTGGACGCGTTGAAATTATTCCAATGGATAACATGAGAAAAGCAATTGCTCGTAATATGATTGCAAGTAAAATGACTTCTCCACACGTTAACTCTATTGATCAAGTTGATATGACAAGACTTGTGAAGTTTAGAGATTCATTTAAAAATGAATTTAAGAAGCAAGAAGGTTTCTCTCTAACTTATACTCACTTCATTCTTTATGCTCTAGTTCAAGCGCTTAAAGAATTCCCTCTTGTTAACGCTTCAATTGATGGTGATAACATTATCGTTAAGAAAGACATTAATCTTGGATGTGCAGTAGCCGTTCCTGGAAATGGTCTTGTTGTTCCAGTTATCAAGGGAGCAGACAACTTAAATATTACAGGTATCGCGAGAGCTCTTGATGCTCTTGTAAATAAAGCAAGAGCGAAGAAGCTTTCAATGGATGATCTATCAGGTGGAACATATACATTCACTAACAACGGATCATTTGGAATTATGGCCGCGACGCCAGTAATTCTTCAACCACAATTGGGTATCTTCTGTGTTGGTACAATTAAAAAAGCACCAGTCGTAACTGATGACCTTGCGATTGCTATCAGAGATATTATGTATGCAACACATACATATGATCACAGACTAATTGATGGAGAACTAGGTTCTAAGTTTCTTAAGCATGTAATTAACACGCTTGAGACAATGGACCCATCAAGTTTATTCTAA
- the rpsU gene encoding 30S ribosomal protein S21, which yields MDQDYSIKIDIDEKIGVERALKKFKRFCESYGVIREYRKRQEYKKPSIRNKEKLAAADKRRKKANVKYSRTSKM from the coding sequence ATGGACCAAGATTACTCAATCAAGATCGACATTGACGAAAAAATTGGTGTTGAAAGAGCTCTTAAGAAATTTAAGAGATTTTGTGAGTCTTACGGTGTTATTAGAGAATATCGTAAAAGACAAGAGTATAAGAAACCTTCTATCAGAAACAAAGAGAAGCTTGCAGCTGCTGATAAGAGAAGAAAGAAGGCAAACGTTAAGTACTCTAGAACTTCAAAAATGTAA
- a CDS encoding KamA family radical SAM protein produces MNKIEIKTWQDDFRFALKSIEHINQFFGLDLPEMPYDIIVPYNLAHRIKEAGSESVLWKQFIPSTEELSSLQEDGLEDPIGDKVHSKEGAIVHRYDNRILFFPTTVCPVICRYCFRKNELSASDDIFKQDFEKAKSYIESHPEIEEVIFSGGDPLMLSNERLRFYFEEFSRIPQIKYLRLHTRTPVILPLRIDEALVELLSEFSKRFETLSMAIHINHCDEIDEPVSSSLTKLGQIQFLNLLSQTVLLNKINDNHLILIDLYKKINRYHIKPYYLHHPDRVKGAMHFQLDIPKGRKIFANLRTHLPGWLLPTYILDIPGGHGKQPIYNPEAIDFTGKVLNKNGKLISI; encoded by the coding sequence ATGAATAAAATAGAGATCAAAACATGGCAGGATGATTTTAGATTTGCTCTAAAGAGTATTGAGCATATCAATCAATTCTTCGGTCTTGATCTACCAGAAATGCCCTACGATATTATCGTTCCTTATAATCTTGCCCATCGAATAAAAGAAGCTGGAAGTGAGAGTGTACTCTGGAAGCAATTTATTCCATCTACTGAAGAATTGAGTTCACTACAAGAAGATGGTCTTGAAGATCCAATTGGAGACAAAGTTCATAGCAAAGAAGGTGCTATCGTTCATCGCTACGATAATCGAATTCTCTTTTTTCCCACAACTGTATGTCCTGTAATCTGTCGCTACTGTTTTAGAAAGAATGAACTTAGTGCAAGTGACGATATCTTCAAGCAAGATTTTGAAAAAGCAAAATCATATATCGAGTCTCATCCAGAAATAGAAGAAGTTATTTTCTCAGGAGGAGACCCTCTAATGTTAAGTAATGAGAGGCTCCGTTTTTACTTTGAAGAGTTTTCAAGGATCCCCCAAATAAAGTACTTGAGACTTCACACAAGAACACCGGTAATTCTTCCCCTTAGAATCGACGAGGCCTTGGTTGAACTACTTAGTGAGTTTTCAAAAAGATTTGAAACTTTGAGTATGGCAATTCACATTAACCACTGTGATGAAATTGATGAACCTGTTTCTAGCAGCTTAACTAAGCTCGGACAGATCCAGTTTTTAAACTTACTCTCGCAAACAGTTTTACTCAATAAAATTAATGATAACCATCTGATTTTAATAGATCTTTATAAGAAAATTAACCGGTATCATATAAAACCTTATTACCTACATCATCCTGATCGTGTCAAAGGAGCAATGCATTTTCAGCTAGATATCCCAAAAGGGAGGAAAATTTTTGCCAATTTAAGGACACATTTACCCGGATGGTTACTCCCAACATATATTCTCGACATCCCAGGTGGACATGGAAAACAGCCCATCTACAATCCCGAAGCAATTGATTTTACAGGTAAAGTTTTGAACAAGAATGGAAAATTAATCTCTATTTAG
- a CDS encoding YcgN family cysteine cluster protein, whose translation MGKEFWKDIPLNQLSEEQWESLCDGCGKCCLNKLEDDGEVAFTWVSCRFLDCETCQCTDYPNRLKNVPSCIKISPEKLDSLLPILPQTCAYKLIATGQDLYEWHHLISGDRSLVHEEEISVKGMAISEDEVDPDDLDLFIIDEEDF comes from the coding sequence ATGGGCAAAGAATTTTGGAAAGATATTCCTCTTAATCAACTCTCTGAGGAGCAGTGGGAAAGCCTTTGCGATGGTTGTGGAAAGTGTTGTCTCAATAAACTTGAAGATGATGGAGAGGTAGCTTTTACTTGGGTTAGTTGTCGATTTTTAGACTGTGAAACATGTCAGTGTACAGACTATCCTAACCGATTAAAAAACGTTCCTTCATGTATTAAGATTTCTCCTGAGAAACTTGATTCCCTACTTCCAATTCTTCCACAAACCTGTGCTTATAAATTAATTGCGACAGGTCAGGACCTGTATGAATGGCATCATTTAATTTCAGGAGATAGAAGCCTGGTACATGAAGAAGAAATTTCAGTAAAAGGAATGGCCATCAGTGAAGACGAAGTCGATCCCGATGACCTTGACCTATTTATAATCGACGAAGAAGACTTCTAG
- a CDS encoding replication-associated recombination protein A, whose translation MQQGLFNTESSLPDGPLAHRLRPKQREDYIGLEKLVAKYPFLSRDQIPSLLIWGPPGCGKTTLAHVLAENSGYHFESFSAVMGGIPELKKLMAHVKSIRDEYGKKSIIFIDEIHRFNKSQQDALLPHIESGAFILIGATTENPRSSLNRALLSRLQIVEIKNHNLDNLEQILDRALSLEKIEITKSEREILINFSDGDARKVLNNFELLIDLKERDDYSESNLKEIILENARAYDKNQDRHYDVISAFIKSMRGSDPDAAILWLAVMLDGGEDPVFIARRLVIFASEDVGNADIGALNIAVNTLQVVSQIGMPEARISLAQATTYLASTVKSNKAYEAINSALAYVQDNQTIEVPMHLRNFPAPNHKIKYQYPHGHPGNFVTQEYAPKNTPQFYHPTDVGVEKNIKERLKGLWKNLKTYL comes from the coding sequence TTGCAACAAGGATTATTTAATACTGAGAGTTCTTTGCCCGATGGTCCACTGGCCCACCGTCTTCGCCCAAAACAGAGGGAGGACTACATTGGTCTTGAAAAATTAGTAGCAAAGTATCCATTTCTCTCTAGGGATCAAATTCCAAGTCTTTTGATTTGGGGTCCTCCTGGCTGTGGAAAAACGACACTCGCCCACGTCTTGGCAGAGAACTCTGGTTACCATTTTGAAAGCTTTAGTGCTGTCATGGGTGGAATTCCAGAGCTTAAAAAGCTTATGGCCCATGTGAAAAGTATTCGCGATGAGTATGGTAAGAAAAGTATTATCTTTATCGATGAGATTCATCGCTTTAATAAGTCTCAACAGGATGCCCTGCTACCACACATTGAAAGTGGAGCCTTCATACTAATTGGCGCAACAACAGAGAATCCAAGATCTTCTTTAAATCGTGCTCTACTATCAAGGCTTCAGATCGTAGAGATTAAGAACCATAATCTTGACAACCTCGAACAGATCCTAGATCGCGCTCTCTCCCTTGAAAAAATAGAAATCACAAAGTCAGAGAGAGAGATTCTGATCAATTTTAGTGATGGAGATGCAAGGAAGGTTTTGAATAACTTTGAACTTCTCATTGATCTTAAAGAAAGGGATGACTATAGCGAAAGTAATCTTAAGGAAATAATTCTCGAAAATGCTCGCGCCTATGATAAAAACCAAGACCGCCATTATGATGTGATCTCGGCATTTATCAAAAGTATGCGTGGTTCCGATCCCGATGCGGCTATTCTTTGGCTGGCCGTGATGCTTGATGGAGGAGAAGATCCTGTATTTATAGCCCGAAGACTCGTTATTTTTGCTTCTGAAGATGTTGGAAATGCAGATATTGGAGCACTTAATATTGCCGTCAATACATTACAGGTTGTATCACAAATAGGAATGCCAGAAGCCAGAATCTCTTTAGCACAAGCGACGACTTACCTTGCCTCAACAGTAAAGAGTAACAAGGCCTATGAGGCCATTAATAGTGCACTCGCTTATGTCCAAGATAATCAAACAATCGAAGTTCCTATGCATCTTCGAAATTTTCCAGCACCTAATCACAAAATCAAATATCAGTACCCTCATGGGCATCCAGGAAATTTTGTGACACAAGAATACGCACCAAAGAATACTCCTCAGTTTTACCACCCAACGGATGTGGGTGTTGAAAAGAATATAAAAGAAAGGCTTAAAGGTTTATGGAAAAATCTAAAAACATACTTGTAA
- a CDS encoding endonuclease I family protein, with translation MIKTILATLLLVSFTTAAEDFNTYYPTELGKYLKSNTNVDQDELKTFLFDVLDSTHQQVSGGHDVLGCSSGKGKCYSQNVLGYSGARKVLFGKIHLEKDGEGYFIKDVYCNKEIRERQTRMGPGRIPNNNIINCEHTWPQSKFTGRFPKEMQKSDLHHLYPTDSHANSVRGNYPFKDIDGDLYVDEDCTASRSLNGNSFEPPTEHKGNVARALFYFSVRYQIKIDRNQEETLKRWHNEDPVDADERDRNEQIFQVQNNRNPFVDMPELVDVIKDF, from the coding sequence GTGATTAAAACAATTCTAGCAACACTACTACTTGTATCATTTACAACAGCGGCAGAGGACTTCAACACGTACTATCCAACAGAGTTAGGAAAGTACTTAAAGTCGAACACAAATGTTGATCAAGATGAGCTTAAAACTTTCCTTTTCGACGTTTTAGACAGCACACACCAGCAAGTTTCAGGAGGGCATGATGTTCTTGGATGTTCTTCAGGAAAAGGGAAATGCTACTCACAAAACGTTCTTGGTTACAGTGGAGCGAGAAAAGTTCTTTTTGGTAAAATTCACTTAGAAAAAGATGGCGAGGGTTACTTTATTAAAGACGTTTACTGCAATAAAGAGATTAGAGAACGCCAAACAAGAATGGGACCAGGTAGAATCCCAAATAACAATATCATTAACTGTGAGCACACTTGGCCACAATCTAAATTCACGGGTAGATTTCCAAAAGAAATGCAAAAATCTGACCTTCACCACCTTTACCCAACAGATTCTCATGCGAACTCTGTAAGAGGTAACTATCCATTTAAAGATATTGATGGTGATCTTTATGTAGATGAAGATTGTACAGCTTCAAGAAGCTTAAATGGAAACAGCTTTGAGCCACCAACAGAGCACAAAGGAAATGTTGCAAGAGCACTTTTCTACTTCTCAGTTAGATACCAAATTAAAATCGACAGAAACCAAGAAGAAACTCTTAAGAGATGGCATAATGAAGATCCTGTAGATGCTGACGAGAGAGATAGAAATGAGCAAATCTTTCAAGTTCAAAATAACAGAAATCCATTCGTTGACATGCCTGAACTGGTTGACGTAATTAAAGACTTCTAG